From Streptomyces sp. TLI_235, a single genomic window includes:
- a CDS encoding monooxygenase — MHTSTADICVVGGGPAGLTLALLLLKSGASVALLEKSRSTDRSYRGEILQPGGMAVLDELGVLDAARKRGCHPHDRFQLVSRGRVLLDADYRRLPGPHNCLLSLPQPHLLDALLEACLAHDGFHHLPGTRATELLTGDGAVRGVRGSGPDGEHEIRAHCVVGADGRYSKIRRLAGIRAAREEAFDQDVLWFKLPVAAAQPDAVQVYRSGGNPMLVYHSHPGQVQFGWTLPHGGYGALAERGVEHVREQIARAVPQYADAVRERITRLSDLSLLDVFSGQAETWAADGLVLIGDSAHTHGPIGAQGINLAVQDAALLHPVLLDSLHAKDTSAARLSRFEQERRPAIDAVLKLQALQGRAMLSSNPVADTVRPLLAKAVSRTPLYRALLRRIAYGRQPVPVHTDRFTTT; from the coding sequence GTGCACACAAGCACAGCGGACATCTGCGTGGTGGGCGGCGGCCCGGCCGGGCTGACCCTGGCCCTCCTGCTGCTCAAGTCGGGCGCCTCCGTCGCCCTGCTGGAGAAGTCCCGTTCCACGGACCGCAGTTACCGGGGCGAGATCCTGCAGCCCGGCGGCATGGCCGTCCTCGACGAACTCGGCGTGCTGGACGCCGCCCGCAAGCGCGGCTGCCACCCGCACGACCGCTTCCAACTCGTCAGCCGAGGCCGGGTGCTGCTGGACGCGGACTACCGCCGCCTGCCCGGGCCGCACAACTGCCTGCTCAGCCTGCCCCAGCCGCACCTGCTGGACGCCCTGCTGGAGGCCTGCCTCGCCCATGACGGCTTCCACCACCTGCCCGGCACCCGCGCCACCGAACTGCTCACCGGCGACGGCGCCGTGCGCGGCGTCCGGGGCAGCGGCCCGGACGGCGAGCACGAGATCCGGGCGCACTGCGTGGTCGGCGCCGACGGCCGCTACTCCAAGATCCGCCGGCTGGCGGGCATCCGCGCGGCGCGGGAGGAGGCCTTCGACCAGGACGTGCTCTGGTTCAAACTGCCGGTGGCCGCGGCACAGCCCGACGCCGTCCAGGTCTACCGCTCCGGCGGCAACCCGATGCTCGTCTACCACTCCCACCCCGGCCAGGTGCAGTTCGGCTGGACACTGCCGCACGGCGGCTACGGCGCCCTGGCCGAGCGGGGCGTCGAGCACGTCCGGGAACAGATCGCCCGGGCCGTGCCGCAGTACGCGGACGCGGTGCGCGAGCGGATCACCCGGCTCTCCGACCTCAGCCTGCTGGACGTCTTCTCCGGCCAGGCCGAGACCTGGGCCGCCGACGGCCTGGTGCTGATCGGCGACAGCGCCCACACCCACGGGCCGATCGGGGCCCAGGGCATCAACCTCGCCGTCCAGGACGCCGCACTGCTCCACCCCGTCCTGCTCGACTCCCTGCACGCCAAGGACACGAGCGCCGCCCGGCTCTCCCGCTTCGAGCAGGAGCGGCGCCCGGCCATCGACGCGGTGCTCAAACTGCAGGCCCTGCAGGGCCGGGCGATGCTCTCCAGCAACCCCGTCGCCGACACCGTCCGCCCGCTGCTGGCCAAGGCGGTCTCCCGTACCCCGCTCTACCGCGCGCTGCTGCGCCGGATCGCCTACGGCCGGCAGCCCGTCCCCGTGCACACCGACCGCTTCACCACGACCTGA
- a CDS encoding 3-phenylpropionate/cinnamic acid dioxygenase small subunit produces MSQQTAPAAPATPELYAEIQDFYARHMHLIDAGQVDAWVETFTEDATISNNVNPRPAHGREEIVGVIRRAQQQLDADGVRHRHWMGMLVVDRVDELTVRAQSYAMLLAVRLGEAPVLDRSTRCHDELVRVDGDWQIRSRRVHHDGRT; encoded by the coding sequence ATGTCCCAGCAGACGGCGCCCGCCGCGCCGGCCACCCCGGAGCTCTACGCGGAGATCCAGGACTTCTACGCCCGCCACATGCACCTGATCGACGCCGGGCAGGTGGACGCCTGGGTGGAGACCTTCACCGAGGACGCCACCATCTCCAACAACGTCAACCCGCGCCCCGCGCACGGCCGCGAGGAGATCGTCGGGGTGATCCGCCGCGCCCAGCAGCAGCTCGACGCCGACGGCGTCCGGCACCGGCACTGGATGGGCATGCTCGTCGTCGACCGGGTCGACGAGCTGACGGTGCGCGCCCAGAGCTACGCGATGCTGCTCGCCGTCCGGCTCGGCGAGGCCCCGGTGCTCGACCGCAGCACCCGCTGCCACGACGAACTCGTCCGGGTGGACGGCGACTGGCAGATCCGCAGCCGGCGGGTCCACCACGACGGCCGGACCTGA
- a CDS encoding enoyl-[acyl-carrier-protein] reductase [NADH] has protein sequence MPGLEGKVALVTGATRGLGLAIARKLCASGCHVMVNHRGPESSAADALAALAGLAGTAEPARADLTRPAEVEALLARAGERHGRLDLLVHNAASWHPGSALRVAARPLRQDLTVALAPLLAAAPLLPGLMGERGGRVVAISSSGARSAVPGYVNAGLAKAALESLVRYLAAELAGRRITVNAISTAKIDKGEATGNPAMLKILAERTPAGRLTTPADVADAVALLCADEAAWIHGQTLTVDGGLGLMP, from the coding sequence ATGCCCGGGCTGGAGGGGAAGGTGGCCCTGGTGACCGGGGCCACCCGCGGCCTCGGCCTGGCCATCGCCCGCAAGCTGTGCGCCTCGGGCTGCCACGTGATGGTCAACCACCGCGGCCCGGAGTCCTCCGCCGCCGACGCCCTCGCCGCCCTGGCGGGGCTGGCCGGGACGGCCGAACCGGCCCGCGCCGACCTCACCCGGCCCGCCGAGGTCGAGGCGCTGCTCGCCCGCGCGGGCGAGCGGCACGGCCGGCTCGACCTGCTGGTGCACAACGCGGCCAGCTGGCACCCCGGTTCGGCCCTCCGGGTGGCGGCCCGGCCGTTGCGCCAGGACCTGACCGTCGCCCTCGCCCCGCTGCTCGCGGCGGCCCCGCTGCTGCCCGGGCTGATGGGCGAGCGGGGCGGCCGGGTGGTCGCGATCTCCAGTTCGGGGGCGCGCAGCGCCGTCCCCGGCTACGTGAACGCGGGCCTCGCCAAGGCGGCGCTGGAGAGCCTGGTGCGCTACCTGGCGGCGGAACTGGCGGGCCGCCGGATCACCGTGAACGCGATCTCCACCGCCAAGATCGACAAGGGGGAGGCGACCGGCAACCCCGCCATGCTGAAGATCCTCGCCGAGCGCACCCCCGCGGGCCGGCTGACCACCCCGGCGGACGTCGCCGACGCGGTCGCCCTGCTCTGCGCGGACGAGGCGGCCTGGATCCACGGGCAGACCCTCACCGTCGACGGCGGCCTGGGCCTCATGCCCTGA
- a CDS encoding 2-oxoglutarate dehydrogenase E1 component — translation MSPHPEVPVNSSSPSAFGPNEWLVDEIYQQYLQDPNSVDRAWWDLFADYKPGGAAAPASAAAQGQNALTSAATAAVPAPALAPVTTPPAPAPAPATVSVPAPAAEPAPAARATDAAGAELVQLRGPAKAVASNMDASLEVPTATSVRAVPAKLLIDNRIVINNHLQRARGGKVSFTHLIGYALVQAVKASPGMNHSYKVEDGKAYLVKPEHVNLGLAIDLVKPNGDRQLVVAAIKKAETLDFFGFWQAYEDIVRRARANKLTMDDFTGVTVSLTNPGGIGTVHSVPRLMQNQGTIVGVGAMEYPAEFQGSSPDTLARLGVSKIMTLTSTYDHRVIQGAASGEFLRTIHQLLLGEHGFYDEVFESLRIPYEPVRWATDVAATHDDEVNKTARVMELIHAYRVRGHLMADTDPLEYKQRKHPDLDVVQHGLTLWDLEREFAVGGFGGQKMMKLRDILGLLRNTYCRTVGIEYMHIQDPKQRKWLQERLEKPYTKPEREEQLRILRRLNSAEAFEVFLQTKYVGQRRFSLEGGESLIPLLDAVLVEAARERLDETVIGMAHRGRLNVLANIVGKPYGRIFGEFEGNLDPKSMHGSGDVKYHLGADGVYEGVDGTTVKVSLAANPSHLETVDPVVEGIARAKQDILDQGGTTFPVLPVQIHGDAAFAGQGVVAETLNMSQLRGYRTGGTVHVVVNNQVGFTAAPASSRSSMYCTDVARMIEAPIFHVNGDDPEAVVRVARLAFEFRQEFHKDVVIDLICYRRRGHNEADNPSFTQPLMYDLINKKRSVRKLYTEGLIGRGDITMEEAEQALQDFQGQLEKVFVEVRDAASAPAEGAGTRPVAEFPVSVRTGISEETVKRIAASQVNLPEWLTVHPRLLPQLQRRAASVEDNTIDWATGETLAIGSLLMEGHPVRLAGQDSRRGTFGQRHAVLIDRNTGEDYTPLLYLTEDQARFTVYDSLLSEYAAMGFEYGYSLTRPNALVMWEAQFGDFVNGAQTVVDEYISSAEQKWGQHSGVTLLLPHGYEGQGPDHSSARPERFLQLCAQNNMTVAMPTSPSNYFHLLRWQVHNPHHKPLIVFTPKSMLRLKAAASAMEEFTSGGFRPVIGDSTVDPAQVRKVVITSGKFYYDLEAARTERGVTDTAIVRVERLYPLPISELQEELGRYGDNVQFIWAQEEPANQGAWPFIAMNLVDHLQLVIGRNANGARLRRVARPASSAPAVGSAKRHAAEQQAIVDEVFAI, via the coding sequence GTGTCGCCACACCCTGAAGTGCCCGTCAACTCTTCGAGCCCTTCGGCCTTCGGCCCCAACGAGTGGCTCGTCGACGAGATCTACCAGCAGTACCTCCAGGACCCGAACTCGGTGGACCGGGCCTGGTGGGACCTGTTCGCGGACTACAAGCCCGGCGGGGCAGCGGCCCCGGCGAGCGCGGCGGCCCAGGGGCAGAACGCCTTAACGTCCGCCGCCACCGCAGCGGTCCCCGCGCCCGCGCTGGCGCCCGTGACTACTCCCCCGGCGCCCGCCCCCGCACCGGCCACCGTCTCCGTGCCGGCCCCCGCCGCCGAACCGGCGCCGGCAGCCCGGGCGACCGACGCGGCGGGCGCCGAGCTGGTCCAGTTGCGGGGTCCGGCGAAGGCGGTCGCGTCGAACATGGACGCCTCGCTGGAGGTGCCGACCGCGACGTCGGTGCGGGCCGTTCCGGCCAAGCTGCTGATCGACAACCGCATCGTCATCAACAACCACCTGCAGCGGGCCCGTGGTGGCAAGGTCTCCTTCACGCACCTGATCGGCTACGCGCTCGTCCAGGCCGTGAAGGCCTCGCCGGGCATGAACCACAGCTACAAGGTCGAGGACGGCAAGGCCTACCTGGTCAAGCCCGAGCACGTGAACCTGGGCCTGGCGATCGACCTGGTGAAGCCGAACGGCGACCGCCAGCTCGTCGTCGCCGCGATCAAGAAGGCCGAGACCCTCGACTTCTTCGGTTTCTGGCAGGCCTACGAGGACATCGTCCGCCGGGCCCGCGCCAACAAGCTGACCATGGACGACTTCACCGGGGTCACCGTCTCGCTGACCAACCCCGGCGGCATCGGCACCGTCCACTCCGTGCCCCGCCTGATGCAGAACCAGGGCACCATCGTCGGCGTCGGCGCCATGGAGTACCCGGCCGAGTTCCAGGGCTCCTCCCCCGACACCCTCGCCCGCCTCGGCGTCTCCAAGATCATGACGCTGACCTCGACCTACGACCACCGGGTCATCCAGGGCGCGGCCTCCGGCGAGTTCCTGCGCACCATCCACCAGCTCCTGCTGGGCGAGCACGGCTTCTACGACGAGGTCTTCGAGTCGCTGCGCATCCCCTACGAGCCCGTCCGCTGGGCGACCGACGTCGCCGCGACCCACGACGACGAGGTCAACAAGACCGCCCGCGTCATGGAGCTCATCCACGCCTACCGCGTGCGCGGCCACCTGATGGCCGACACCGACCCGCTGGAGTACAAGCAGCGCAAGCACCCCGACCTCGACGTCGTCCAGCACGGCCTCACCCTCTGGGACCTCGAGCGCGAATTCGCCGTCGGCGGCTTCGGCGGCCAGAAGATGATGAAGCTCCGCGACATCCTCGGCCTGCTGCGCAACACCTACTGCCGCACCGTCGGCATCGAGTACATGCACATCCAGGACCCCAAGCAGCGCAAGTGGCTGCAGGAACGCCTGGAGAAGCCCTACACCAAGCCCGAACGCGAAGAGCAGCTGCGCATCCTGCGCCGCCTCAACTCCGCCGAGGCCTTCGAGGTCTTCCTGCAGACCAAGTACGTGGGCCAGCGCCGGTTCTCGCTGGAGGGCGGGGAGTCGCTCATCCCGCTGCTGGACGCCGTGCTCGTGGAGGCGGCGCGGGAGCGTCTCGACGAGACCGTCATCGGCATGGCCCACCGCGGCCGCCTCAACGTGCTGGCCAACATCGTCGGCAAGCCCTACGGCCGGATCTTCGGCGAGTTCGAGGGCAACCTCGACCCGAAGTCCATGCACGGCTCCGGCGACGTCAAGTACCACCTCGGTGCGGACGGTGTGTACGAGGGGGTCGACGGCACCACGGTCAAGGTGTCGCTGGCCGCGAACCCGTCGCACCTGGAGACGGTCGACCCGGTCGTCGAGGGCATCGCCCGCGCCAAGCAGGACATCCTGGACCAGGGCGGCACCACCTTCCCGGTGCTGCCGGTCCAGATCCACGGCGACGCGGCCTTCGCCGGCCAGGGCGTCGTCGCGGAGACCCTCAACATGTCGCAGCTGCGCGGCTACCGCACCGGCGGCACCGTCCACGTGGTGGTCAACAACCAGGTCGGCTTCACCGCCGCCCCGGCGTCGTCCCGCTCGTCGATGTACTGCACCGACGTGGCGCGGATGATCGAGGCGCCGATCTTCCACGTGAACGGCGACGACCCGGAGGCCGTGGTCCGCGTCGCGCGACTCGCCTTCGAGTTCCGGCAGGAGTTCCACAAGGACGTCGTCATCGACCTCATCTGCTACCGCCGCCGCGGTCACAACGAGGCCGACAACCCGTCCTTCACCCAGCCGCTGATGTACGACCTGATCAACAAGAAGCGCTCGGTCCGCAAGCTCTACACCGAGGGCCTCATCGGTCGCGGCGACATCACCATGGAAGAGGCCGAGCAGGCCCTGCAGGACTTCCAGGGCCAGCTGGAGAAGGTCTTCGTCGAGGTCAGGGACGCGGCCTCGGCCCCGGCGGAGGGTGCGGGCACCCGGCCGGTGGCGGAGTTCCCGGTCTCCGTCCGCACGGGCATCTCCGAGGAGACGGTGAAGCGGATCGCCGCCTCGCAGGTGAACCTGCCGGAGTGGCTGACCGTCCACCCGCGTCTGCTGCCCCAGCTGCAGCGCCGCGCCGCCTCCGTCGAGGACAACACCATCGACTGGGCCACGGGCGAGACCCTCGCCATCGGCTCCCTGCTGATGGAGGGCCACCCCGTCCGCCTCGCCGGCCAGGACAGCCGCCGCGGCACCTTCGGCCAGCGCCACGCCGTCCTCATCGATCGCAACACCGGCGAGGACTACACCCCGCTGCTCTACCTCACCGAGGACCAGGCCCGCTTCACCGTCTACGACTCGCTCCTCAGCGAGTACGCGGCGATGGGCTTCGAGTACGGCTACTCCCTCACCCGGCCCAACGCGCTGGTCATGTGGGAGGCGCAGTTCGGCGACTTCGTCAACGGCGCACAGACCGTGGTGGACGAGTACATCTCCTCCGCCGAGCAGAAGTGGGGCCAGCACTCCGGCGTCACCCTGCTCCTGCCGCACGGCTACGAGGGCCAGGGCCCGGACCACTCGTCCGCCCGCCCGGAGCGCTTCCTGCAGCTGTGCGCGCAGAACAACATGACGGTCGCGATGCCCACCTCGCCGTCGAACTACTTCCACCTGCTCCGCTGGCAGGTCCACAACCCGCACCACAAGCCGCTCATCGTCTTCACCCCGAAGTCGATGCTGCGTCTCAAGGCGGCGGCCAGTGCGATGGAGGAGTTCACCTCGGGCGGATTCCGGCCGGTGATCGGCGACAGCACGGTGGACCCGGCGCAGGTCCGCAAGGTCGTCATCACCTCCGGCAAGTTCTACTACGACCTGGAGGCGGCCCGCACCGAGCGCGGCGTCACCGACACCGCCATCGTCCGGGTCGAGCGGCTCTACCCGCTGCCGATCTCCGAGCTGCAGGAGGAACTGGGCCGCTACGGCGACAACGTCCAGTTCATCTGGGCCCAGGAGGAGCCGGCCAACCAGGGCGCCTGGCCGTTCATCGCCATGAACCTGGTCGACCACCTGCAGCTCGTGATCGGCCGCAACGCCAACGGCGCCCGCCTGCGCCGCGTCGCCCGCCCGGCCTCCTCGGCCCCCGCCGTCGGCTCGGCCAAGCGCCACGCCGCCGAGCAGCAGGCGATCGTGGACGAGGTGTTCGCGATCTGA
- a CDS encoding kynurenine formamidase, translating to MRLLDLSSPIDAGFWEPDPVVHTVMSAAEGARHMASEMKEHFGLDFAPETLPGGEFLSNDTVTLTTHTGTHVDAPSHYGTASYGQARHIDQMPLDWFHRPALVLDVRDVGTGTIGAERLKEGFDRIGRTPEELDIVVLHTGASQYVGTPRYFTEFAGLDRSGIEYLLDLGVRVIGTDAFSLDAPFTYIIDEYRRTGDRDVLWPAHFAGRDREYCQIERLAHLDELPAPHGFHLTCFPVKLAGGGAGWARAVAMLDD from the coding sequence ATGCGCCTGCTGGACCTGTCCTCACCGATCGACGCCGGGTTCTGGGAGCCCGACCCGGTCGTCCACACCGTGATGTCGGCGGCCGAAGGGGCCCGGCACATGGCGTCCGAGATGAAGGAGCACTTCGGCCTGGACTTCGCCCCGGAGACCCTGCCGGGCGGCGAGTTCCTCAGCAACGACACCGTCACCCTCACCACGCACACCGGCACCCACGTCGACGCGCCCTCGCACTACGGGACGGCCTCCTACGGGCAGGCCCGGCACATCGACCAGATGCCGCTGGACTGGTTCCACCGGCCCGCCCTCGTGCTGGACGTCCGGGACGTCGGCACCGGCACCATCGGCGCCGAACGGCTCAAGGAGGGCTTCGACCGGATCGGGCGCACGCCCGAGGAACTCGACATCGTCGTCCTGCACACCGGCGCCTCGCAGTACGTCGGCACACCGCGCTACTTCACCGAGTTCGCCGGCCTCGACCGGTCCGGGATCGAGTACCTGCTGGACCTCGGCGTGCGGGTGATCGGCACCGACGCCTTCAGCCTGGACGCGCCGTTCACCTACATCATCGACGAGTACCGCAGGACCGGGGACCGCGACGTGCTGTGGCCCGCCCACTTCGCCGGCCGCGACCGCGAGTACTGCCAGATCGAGCGTCTCGCCCACCTCGACGAACTGCCCGCCCCGCACGGCTTCCACCTCACCTGCTTCCCCGTCAAGCTCGCCGGCGGCGGCGCCGGATGGGCCCGGGCCGTGGCGATGCTCGACGACTGA